From Salinicoccus roseus, one genomic window encodes:
- a CDS encoding exonuclease domain-containing protein, with product MQNQKFAVVDLETTGNNKNKDSIIQLSIVVVQDLKITDQYSTFLSDETELTPFIRELTNIDSSMLEDAPKFRDIASRVAGLLDGCIFTAHNVEFDFGFLQSAFKSCGIDYQPNHLLDTVELSKIFLPRLERFQLNEIAQALGLELSNAHRADEDARATAELLIHLLQKMMTLDAETLKHLYHLSKPLKYNLSDVIFSIVAESRTGDAEDLERHGDFYIRRKQGERRKMEAATVGELYDRYIAHSGRRYRTEQLRLANEIFEALEQKENLALEAYTGVGKTIAFLIAVISFHSLYGQKVLISTSKKILQHQILIEDLAALEAAIGMPIPAVALKGRENYLNLDAFKLLLSLEDNNTEIIQLKMKLLVWLLETDTGDLSEIHLRGPERAYYKTASIQAGEGAGHFFFNRALTEAGHATFTLTNHYFLIDCIDHLPDIDTVIVDEAHQLKRSLEERMKTTFSYQAMKFFIGQIGTPSQERLLANYISHNDATSVYLLEDILKHLNQNIDKMFTAIEARNTSDLLHHIETGIRHTSTFLGAVRGTRNYQVIYNHMHHYQKMLNTLGAAIRQDRYVLEGNRNLQKIKVHVQQEDMASLRERARHIKATIMLSGTLEVNGGFSHLDYWYGDRPFKSLIVQNENLFGGTKIFIPEDIPAYDINDDDFIAAIVEYIAVYLSETGQKLMVLFSNFELLDKVHEYTADVPTFEDFVILRQTRMSSSEKLLSQFNHLDRCVLLGTSSFNEGINMQASGTKCLMLTKLPFPVPKKSDFRHFYKNDLPEAVFQFRQIAGRVQRQPEDRGLLLLFDKRILDRKYRNAFLKYFPSENVIQGDGESFKGLLRDL from the coding sequence ATGCAGAATCAGAAGTTTGCGGTAGTGGATCTGGAAACTACCGGAAATAACAAGAATAAAGATAGTATCATCCAACTGAGCATTGTGGTCGTACAGGATTTGAAGATAACCGATCAGTACTCCACCTTCCTGTCGGATGAAACCGAGTTGACACCTTTCATAAGAGAGCTGACGAACATCGATAGTTCCATGCTCGAAGATGCACCCAAATTCAGGGACATCGCCTCCCGGGTGGCCGGGCTGCTCGATGGCTGCATCTTTACGGCGCATAATGTCGAATTCGATTTCGGCTTCCTGCAGTCTGCCTTCAAATCATGCGGCATCGACTATCAGCCCAATCATCTGCTCGATACCGTGGAGCTGTCGAAGATTTTCCTGCCCAGGCTTGAACGCTTCCAGCTCAATGAAATCGCCCAGGCACTCGGCCTGGAGCTGTCGAACGCCCACAGGGCCGATGAGGACGCCAGGGCCACAGCAGAACTCCTCATTCATCTGCTGCAGAAGATGATGACACTCGACGCAGAGACGCTGAAGCATCTCTATCACCTGTCGAAGCCATTGAAATACAATCTATCCGATGTCATCTTCTCCATAGTCGCAGAATCACGCACTGGGGATGCCGAAGACCTCGAGCGCCATGGTGACTTCTACATCAGGCGGAAGCAGGGAGAGCGGCGCAAGATGGAGGCTGCCACTGTCGGAGAGCTGTACGATCGCTACATTGCACATTCCGGCAGACGGTACAGGACGGAACAGCTCCGTCTGGCCAACGAAATCTTCGAGGCGCTGGAGCAGAAGGAGAATCTTGCGCTCGAAGCATATACCGGTGTCGGCAAGACCATCGCCTTCCTCATCGCCGTCATCAGCTTCCATTCGCTGTATGGTCAGAAGGTGCTGATCTCGACATCAAAAAAGATACTGCAGCATCAGATCCTCATCGAGGACCTCGCGGCATTGGAGGCCGCCATCGGCATGCCGATCCCTGCCGTGGCACTGAAGGGCAGGGAGAACTATCTGAACCTGGATGCATTCAAGCTCCTGCTGTCTCTGGAGGACAACAATACAGAAATCATCCAGCTGAAGATGAAGCTTCTTGTATGGCTGCTTGAAACGGATACGGGGGACCTGTCGGAAATACACCTGAGGGGACCGGAGCGTGCATACTACAAGACCGCCTCCATACAGGCCGGGGAAGGGGCCGGACATTTCTTCTTCAACAGGGCGCTCACAGAAGCCGGGCATGCGACCTTCACCTTGACGAACCACTATTTCCTCATCGACTGCATCGACCACCTCCCGGATATCGATACGGTCATCGTGGATGAGGCCCATCAGCTCAAACGTTCGCTCGAAGAGCGGATGAAGACCACCTTCAGCTACCAGGCGATGAAGTTCTTCATCGGACAGATCGGGACCCCCAGTCAGGAGCGTCTTCTGGCAAACTATATCAGCCATAATGATGCGACTTCCGTATACCTTCTCGAGGATATACTCAAGCATCTGAACCAGAACATAGATAAGATGTTCACTGCAATCGAGGCCAGAAACACAAGCGACCTGCTGCACCACATCGAAACGGGCATCAGGCATACGTCGACCTTCCTTGGAGCAGTACGCGGCACACGGAACTATCAGGTCATATACAACCACATGCACCACTATCAGAAGATGCTCAACACCCTCGGTGCGGCCATCAGGCAGGATAGATATGTTCTGGAAGGGAACAGGAACCTCCAGAAGATAAAAGTTCATGTCCAACAGGAGGATATGGCATCGCTACGGGAGCGGGCCCGACATATAAAAGCCACCATCATGCTGTCCGGCACACTCGAAGTGAACGGCGGGTTCAGCCACCTCGACTATTGGTATGGCGACAGGCCGTTCAAGTCGCTCATCGTGCAGAATGAAAATCTGTTCGGCGGGACGAAGATCTTCATTCCTGAAGACATCCCCGCCTATGACATCAATGATGATGACTTCATCGCTGCCATAGTGGAATACATCGCGGTCTACTTGAGTGAGACCGGCCAGAAGCTGATGGTGCTGTTTTCGAACTTCGAGCTTCTGGACAAGGTGCATGAATATACGGCTGATGTCCCGACATTCGAGGACTTCGTCATATTGCGGCAGACCCGGATGTCGAGCAGCGAGAAGCTGCTCTCGCAGTTCAACCACCTGGACAGATGTGTACTGCTTGGGACATCAAGCTTCAATGAAGGCATCAATATGCAGGCATCGGGGACGAAATGTCTGATGCTCACCAAACTGCCGTTCCCCGTCCCGAAGAAATCGGATTTCAGGCACTTCTATAAGAATGATCTGCCGGAAGCCGTTTTCCAGTTCAGGCAGATTGCGGGGCGTGTACAGCGGCAGCCCGAGGACCGCGGGCTGCTGCTCCTTTTCGACAAGCGCATCCTCGACAGGAAGTACAGGAATGCCTTCCTGAAGTACTT
- a CDS encoding biotin--[acetyl-CoA-carboxylase] ligase — protein sequence MSNMKQEILKLLKNDRFISGQEMADRLGVSRTAVWKNMNALKREGYRIESVTSKGYHLTGHPRYISPTSLEMLVAQSELFSHVEYLPTTGSTQIEAMQKLEHHDGAYMVVAEEQTNGRGRFNREWASPKNRGLYLSLVLMPNIPISEIIRFNLFVSLAISKSIDQAFRIESGIKWPNDIYIDKRKVSGFLTEVVSESGVINAIICGIGINIFEDEDIMDLPNATSIEREMDVNVDMDLDDFMEKLIRNIEHYYHRFLNEPFSAIREEWKSRAIVFNKELRITETGESYMAKALDIDDEGFLEVLDRTGEIRKVISADIEL from the coding sequence ATGTCGAATATGAAGCAGGAGATATTGAAATTACTGAAGAATGATCGGTTCATTTCCGGACAGGAGATGGCTGACAGGCTTGGCGTATCAAGGACTGCAGTCTGGAAGAACATGAACGCGCTGAAGCGTGAAGGATACCGGATCGAGTCCGTCACAAGCAAAGGCTATCACCTGACCGGACACCCGCGCTACATAAGCCCCACATCCCTGGAGATGCTCGTGGCACAGTCGGAGCTGTTCAGCCATGTGGAATACCTGCCCACCACCGGATCGACACAGATCGAGGCGATGCAGAAGCTGGAACATCATGACGGCGCCTATATGGTGGTGGCCGAGGAGCAGACCAACGGACGGGGGCGGTTCAACCGGGAATGGGCTTCACCAAAGAATAGGGGACTCTACCTCTCGCTCGTACTCATGCCCAATATACCGATTTCGGAAATCATCCGGTTCAACCTGTTCGTTTCGCTCGCCATCTCCAAATCGATCGATCAGGCCTTCCGCATCGAAAGCGGCATAAAATGGCCGAACGACATCTATATAGACAAAAGGAAGGTTTCCGGCTTCCTTACCGAAGTCGTCAGCGAAAGCGGCGTCATAAATGCTATAATCTGTGGTATTGGGATCAACATATTCGAAGACGAGGACATAATGGACCTCCCAAACGCCACATCCATCGAACGGGAGATGGATGTAAACGTTGATATGGATCTTGATGATTTCATGGAGAAGCTCATCCGGAACATCGAACACTATTATCATCGTTTCCTGAACGAGCCGTTCAGTGCAATCAGGGAAGAATGGAAGTCACGCGCCATCGTGTTCAATAAGGAATTGAGGATCACGGAAACCGGGGAGAGCTACATGGCAAAAGCCCTCGACATAGATGATGAGGGATTCCTTGAAGTGCTCGACCGGACGGGTGAAATCAGAAAAGTCATAAGTGCAGATATAGAACTATAG
- a CDS encoding CCA tRNA nucleotidyltransferase, which translates to MEKRTMHELFLIGNRILGTLETYGYKGYFVGGCVRDHHMHRAINDVDITTDALPDDIERIFERTVDVGKEHGTIIVLIDDIPFEVTTFRTESGYSDFRRPDQVSFTNQLNSDLERRDFTMNAMAMDENFEILDPYGGMKDIEERVIRTVGCPEERFNEDALRMLRAARFAAHLEFHVAPETENAMAAHAQNLEFVAVERCVVELDKLYRGAGVKAAKALMVKTRLKAHLAFLENIGDEDFLDTDVRSLENEIALQMWRNPGLEPHLHELKLSNDMKREIKDTTRLIGMLHRPSTIKEVAYGHDMKILKNASEIVELNTFTESKEKKDLLKSAIELKPQLPISDISDINLDGNMLMQLFNARGGRWIRKVFSAVEEKILDGRLENDTKIIMEWVEAHVEYEAGDIEITEE; encoded by the coding sequence TTGGAGAAAAGAACAATGCATGAACTCTTCCTGATAGGCAATAGGATACTCGGCACTTTGGAAACGTATGGATACAAGGGGTATTTCGTCGGGGGATGTGTGCGCGATCATCATATGCATCGGGCAATAAACGATGTCGACATCACCACCGATGCATTGCCTGATGATATCGAACGCATATTCGAACGCACCGTCGATGTGGGCAAGGAGCATGGTACAATCATCGTGCTCATTGACGACATCCCATTCGAAGTGACAACATTCCGTACCGAATCGGGCTACAGCGACTTCCGGAGACCGGACCAGGTGTCATTCACAAACCAGCTCAACAGCGATCTGGAACGCAGGGATTTTACAATGAATGCCATGGCCATGGATGAAAACTTCGAGATCCTTGATCCCTACGGGGGCATGAAGGATATAGAAGAGCGGGTCATCCGTACCGTGGGCTGTCCGGAGGAGCGGTTCAACGAAGATGCACTGCGGATGCTGAGGGCTGCCCGGTTTGCTGCCCATCTCGAATTCCACGTCGCTCCCGAGACCGAAAATGCGATGGCAGCCCATGCGCAAAATCTTGAATTCGTTGCGGTGGAGCGGTGCGTCGTCGAACTCGATAAGCTGTACAGGGGGGCCGGCGTCAAAGCGGCCAAGGCCTTGATGGTGAAGACCCGCCTCAAGGCGCATCTGGCTTTCCTTGAAAATATCGGGGATGAGGATTTCCTTGATACGGATGTCCGTTCACTGGAAAATGAGATTGCACTCCAGATGTGGAGGAACCCGGGGCTCGAGCCCCATCTACATGAACTGAAACTCTCAAATGACATGAAAAGGGAGATCAAGGACACCACCAGACTGATAGGAATGCTACACAGGCCGAGCACCATAAAGGAGGTCGCCTATGGGCATGACATGAAGATATTGAAGAATGCCTCTGAAATCGTGGAGTTGAACACCTTCACGGAATCGAAGGAGAAGAAGGATCTGCTCAAGTCCGCCATTGAACTGAAGCCGCAGCTGCCCATCTCAGACATTTCAGACATCAATCTTGATGGCAATATGCTCATGCAACTCTTCAATGCGCGCGGCGGCAGATGGATCAGGAAGGTGTTTTCAGCGGTAGAGGAGAAGATCCTGGATGGCAGACTGGAGAATGACACGAAGATTATAATGGAGTGGGTGGAGGCACATGTCGAATATGAAGCAGGAGATATTGAAATTACTGAAGAATGA
- the bshA gene encoding N-acetyl-alpha-D-glucosaminyl L-malate synthase BshA, whose product MKIGITCYPSVGGSGIIATELGIQMARRGHEVHFITSNVPFRLDANHPNIYIHQTDINDYSVFRYPPYDITLASKISEVIIEYDLDVIHMHYAVPHAVCGILARQMAKRDVGIVTTLHGTDITVLGYDMSLVSAIRFGINGSDIVTAVSESLKNQTLSLIEPEKEIQTVHNFVDESYFNMDDRDRIKSEMKARYDIPQDTKVLMHTSNFRKIKRIDDIVRAFDGVHGKMDSVLVLVGDGPEMNSVRQLVKRLGLQESVIFAGQQTDVRKFYLMSDIFLLMSEKESFGLALLEAMNCGAVPVGTVAGGISEVIQHEKTGYLVDIGDYTGAGEHIIKILKDDALYNQLQARMLEDIRSRFHSDVIVSQYESLYNQLIGEKNNA is encoded by the coding sequence ATGAAGATAGGCATAACCTGCTATCCGAGTGTCGGCGGCAGCGGCATCATCGCCACTGAACTCGGTATACAGATGGCAAGACGCGGACATGAGGTGCACTTCATCACTTCCAATGTCCCATTCCGTCTGGATGCCAACCATCCGAACATATATATCCATCAGACGGATATAAACGATTACAGTGTCTTCCGTTATCCGCCCTATGACATCACACTGGCGAGCAAAATCTCTGAAGTGATCATCGAGTATGATCTGGATGTCATCCATATGCACTATGCGGTACCCCATGCGGTCTGCGGCATCCTCGCACGACAGATGGCAAAGAGGGATGTCGGCATCGTCACCACCCTGCACGGGACGGATATCACGGTTCTCGGATATGATATGTCCCTGGTCAGCGCAATCCGGTTCGGCATCAATGGATCTGACATCGTCACTGCCGTATCCGAGAGCCTCAAGAATCAGACGCTGTCGCTGATAGAGCCCGAAAAGGAAATACAGACCGTCCATAATTTTGTGGACGAATCGTATTTCAATATGGACGACCGGGACCGGATCAAATCTGAAATGAAGGCCCGCTATGACATTCCTCAAGATACGAAAGTTCTGATGCACACTTCCAACTTCAGAAAAATAAAGCGGATCGATGATATCGTCAGGGCTTTCGATGGTGTTCATGGAAAGATGGACAGTGTCCTGGTGCTTGTGGGGGACGGCCCCGAGATGAATAGCGTGCGTCAGCTTGTGAAACGCCTTGGGCTGCAGGAATCCGTCATATTTGCAGGCCAGCAGACGGATGTCAGGAAGTTCTATCTGATGAGCGACATTTTCCTGCTCATGAGCGAGAAGGAGAGTTTCGGCCTGGCCCTGCTTGAAGCGATGAATTGCGGCGCTGTTCCCGTCGGTACAGTCGCCGGTGGCATCAGCGAAGTCATCCAGCATGAAAAGACCGGCTATCTTGTGGATATTGGAGATTACACCGGCGCCGGGGAACATATCATCAAGATCCTTAAGGATGATGCGCTTTACAATCAACTCCAGGCCCGCATGCTTGAAGATATCAGAAGCCGGTTCCACTCGGATGTCATCGTCAGTCAATATGAATCCCTGTACAACCAGCTGATTGGAGAAAAGAACAATGCATGA
- the mgsA gene encoding methylglyoxal synthase, giving the protein MKIALIAHDEKKDDLLRFIDKHMDFFRNQILYATGTTGGRIIKHTGLDVHRCKSGPLGGDQEIGAMVANNTIDCIIFFRDPLTAQPHEPDVSALLRLSDVYDVPLATNEGTAEAVLYHLSHKDRG; this is encoded by the coding sequence ATGAAAATCGCATTGATTGCACATGATGAAAAGAAGGATGACCTCCTCAGATTCATAGATAAGCACATGGATTTCTTCAGAAACCAGATACTATATGCTACAGGAACGACCGGTGGCAGAATCATCAAGCATACCGGCCTTGATGTACACAGATGCAAATCGGGACCGCTTGGAGGGGACCAGGAGATCGGTGCCATGGTGGCGAACAATACGATAGACTGCATCATCTTCTTCCGGGATCCGCTTACCGCCCAGCCCCATGAGCCGGATGTGAGTGCGCTGCTGCGCCTGTCAGACGTATATGACGTGCCTCTGGCGACGAATGAGGGTACGGCTGAGGCGGTACTCTATCATCTGAGCCATAAAGATAGGGGGTAG
- a CDS encoding zinc metallopeptidase codes for MYIIVYFVILMVVPMLAQMNVKSTFNKYSKVRSTSGLTGREVAEEILKENGIYDVSVERGQGFLSDYYDPKNKKLVLSPHNYDTPSVAGTAVAAHEVGHAIQHATGYAFLNFRSALFPLAQLGSNFSYFLIIAGMLITYAQSNAGGGLGNMLLWGGIALMAFAVLFQIVTLPVEFDASKRAMNQIESLNIVNEKEYRHAKKVLNAAAMTYVAATAVAVAELVRFILIARSGN; via the coding sequence GTGTATATAATTGTATATTTTGTGATTTTAATGGTTGTTCCAATGCTCGCGCAGATGAACGTAAAGTCTACGTTCAACAAGTACTCTAAGGTACGTTCAACGAGTGGTCTTACAGGGCGTGAGGTTGCAGAGGAGATCCTCAAGGAGAATGGCATCTATGATGTTTCCGTCGAAAGAGGGCAGGGATTCCTGAGCGACTATTACGATCCTAAGAATAAGAAGCTCGTCCTTTCCCCACACAACTACGATACACCGAGTGTAGCGGGAACGGCGGTTGCAGCCCATGAGGTCGGCCATGCGATCCAGCATGCGACAGGCTATGCATTCCTGAACTTCCGTTCTGCACTTTTCCCACTCGCACAGCTGGGGAGCAACTTCTCGTACTTCCTGATCATTGCCGGCATGCTCATCACGTATGCGCAGAGCAATGCAGGCGGAGGACTCGGTAACATGCTCCTATGGGGCGGAATCGCACTCATGGCATTTGCAGTCCTGTTCCAGATTGTGACGCTGCCCGTCGAGTTCGATGCATCCAAGCGGGCGATGAACCAGATCGAATCATTGAACATCGTCAACGAAAAAGAGTACCGTCATGCCAAGAAGGTATTGAACGCAGCCGCAATGACCTATGTTGCAGCGACTGCAGTCGCCGTGGCGGAACTTGTCAGATTCATTCTGATTGCCAGGAGCGGCAACTAG
- a CDS encoding DUF1405 domain-containing protein: protein MYKIIDLMYNRWFLILLLISNALGTLYGYWWYRGQLSDTEWYFIPFVPDSPTATLFLSVLIIMILIGKKWGLIDALAFTTLIKYGVWAVIMNLLTFMETGFVSWIGLMLIASHGIMAVQALLFLPHLEIRPVHLYITAIWLFHNDIIDYVYGQYPVYGNLSQYQEHIGYFAFWLSVFVLVLLHQLVPRRSD from the coding sequence ATGTATAAAATTATCGACTTGATGTATAACAGGTGGTTCTTGATCCTGCTTCTCATATCCAATGCACTGGGAACCCTGTACGGCTACTGGTGGTACAGGGGACAGTTGTCCGATACCGAGTGGTATTTCATTCCATTCGTGCCCGACAGTCCGACAGCCACGCTTTTCCTGTCGGTCCTCATCATCATGATACTGATCGGAAAGAAGTGGGGACTGATCGATGCCCTTGCGTTCACAACATTGATCAAATATGGTGTGTGGGCGGTGATCATGAACCTGCTCACCTTCATGGAGACGGGCTTTGTTTCATGGATCGGCCTGATGCTCATTGCTTCACACGGCATCATGGCGGTCCAGGCTCTCCTTTTCCTGCCGCACCTTGAAATCAGGCCTGTTCACCTCTATATTACAGCCATCTGGCTGTTCCATAATGACATCATAGATTACGTATACGGACAGTACCCGGTCTACGGCAACCTGTCCCAATATCAGGAGCACATCGGCTATTTCGCCTTCTGGCTGAGCGTATTCGTACTTGTGCTGCTACATCAGCTTGTGCCAAGGCGTTCTGATTGA
- a CDS encoding menaquinol-cytochrome c reductase cytochrome b/c subunit: MKRGKGLTFVGDSRIQKYDKPKLNRDYSEFPGRTEEFYPDFLLKEWVTGAVFLIGFLCLTVAHPAPLERVADPTDTGYIPLPDWYFLFLYQILKYTYASGPFNIIGAMVIPGIGVGALLLAPWLDNNKERRWTKRPVAAAMMLISFGIIFYTTWESVAYHDWETQNQQGQIVFSNLDTEDPVFQDLIRSNCTSCHGGELTGGSGPNLIEPDLNAETVNAFVTNGTGEMPAFEGQLTEEEIQQISEFVANLELTSRDEAENSSN; this comes from the coding sequence ATGAAACGTGGAAAAGGGTTGACATTCGTCGGCGATTCACGAATACAGAAATATGACAAACCAAAACTTAACCGCGACTACTCGGAATTCCCGGGTCGTACTGAAGAGTTCTATCCAGACTTTCTTCTGAAGGAATGGGTGACCGGTGCAGTATTCCTCATCGGCTTCCTTTGTCTGACAGTAGCGCATCCGGCACCGCTTGAGCGTGTCGCTGATCCGACAGATACAGGATATATACCTCTGCCGGACTGGTACTTCCTGTTCCTTTATCAAATTCTCAAGTACACATATGCATCAGGGCCATTCAACATCATCGGTGCGATGGTCATCCCGGGTATCGGTGTAGGGGCACTGCTTCTTGCACCTTGGCTCGACAACAACAAGGAGCGCCGCTGGACTAAGCGTCCCGTAGCAGCGGCAATGATGCTCATCTCATTCGGCATCATCTTCTACACTACTTGGGAATCAGTTGCATACCATGACTGGGAAACACAGAACCAGCAGGGACAGATCGTATTCTCCAACCTCGATACTGAAGATCCTGTCTTCCAGGATCTGATCCGTTCCAACTGTACAAGCTGCCACGGCGGTGAATTGACCGGCGGATCCGGACCGAACCTGATCGAACCCGACCTCAACGCTGAGACCGTCAATGCATTCGTAACGAATGGTACAGGTGAAATGCCAGCATTTGAAGGCCAGTTGACTGAAGAAGAAATCCAGCAGATTTCCGAGTTTGTTGCGAATCTCGAGCTGACATCGCGAGACGAGGCAGAGAATTCTTCGAACTGA
- the qcrB gene encoding menaquinol-cytochrome c reductase cytochrome b subunit: protein MLNRIYDWIDDRIDITPIWRDVADHEVPEHVNPAYHFSAFVYCFGGLTFFITVIQILSGMFLTMYYVPDIINAWNSVYYLQHDVAAGLIVRGMHHWGASLVVVMMFLHTLRVFFTGSYKAPRELNWVVGVLLFLVMLGLAFTGYLLPWDMKALFATKVGLDIAESVPFVGEWIKTLLAGDETIIGAQTLTRFFAIHVFFLPAALFVLMAIHFIMIRKQGISGPL from the coding sequence GTGCTTAACAGAATCTATGATTGGATAGACGATCGCATTGATATCACTCCTATATGGAGGGATGTTGCCGACCACGAAGTACCGGAACACGTCAATCCCGCGTACCACTTCTCGGCGTTCGTCTATTGCTTCGGCGGGTTGACGTTTTTTATTACAGTTATACAGATCTTATCAGGAATGTTCCTGACAATGTACTATGTGCCTGACATCATCAATGCATGGAATTCAGTCTATTACCTGCAGCATGATGTTGCAGCCGGATTGATCGTCAGAGGCATGCACCACTGGGGCGCCAGCCTGGTAGTAGTAATGATGTTCCTACATACTCTAAGGGTATTCTTTACAGGTTCATACAAAGCGCCACGCGAACTCAACTGGGTTGTCGGCGTACTGCTCTTCCTGGTAATGCTCGGACTTGCATTTACAGGCTACCTGCTGCCTTGGGACATGAAGGCATTGTTTGCCACAAAAGTAGGTTTGGATATTGCAGAGAGTGTACCGTTTGTCGGTGAATGGATCAAGACGCTGCTCGCTGGTGATGAGACCATCATCGGTGCACAGACGCTGACACGTTTCTTTGCCATCCATGTATTCTTCCTGCCTGCTGCTCTATTTGTCTTGATGGCGATCCATTTCATCATGATACGTAAGCAAGGTATTTCAGGACCACTATAG
- a CDS encoding ubiquinol-cytochrome c reductase iron-sulfur subunit produces the protein MSQKVTRRQFLNYSLMGVGSFMAAGVILPMGRFALDPLFQEEASGSMITTSVSADDITEEPVKVDFSYEQQDGWYVSEVTDFVWVYRDGEDIIALSPVCKHLGCTVTWAGDEANPNRFFCPCHNGLYEKNGKNVPGTPPRGPLDQYEVGVSDGYITIGEMKANELVN, from the coding sequence ATGTCGCAAAAAGTAACAAGACGCCAATTCCTGAACTATTCCTTGATGGGAGTAGGATCTTTCATGGCGGCTGGTGTTATATTGCCAATGGGAAGATTCGCACTGGATCCGCTGTTCCAGGAGGAAGCATCGGGCTCCATGATCACTACAAGTGTATCAGCCGATGATATTACGGAAGAGCCTGTGAAAGTGGACTTTTCCTATGAACAGCAGGATGGCTGGTATGTGAGTGAAGTCACTGATTTCGTCTGGGTATACCGTGACGGAGAGGATATCATCGCTCTGTCTCCAGTATGTAAGCACCTCGGATGTACGGTGACCTGGGCAGGTGACGAGGCGAATCCGAACCGTTTCTTCTGTCCATGCCACAATGGTCTCTATGAGAAGAATGGTAAGAACGTACCAGGTACACCTCCAAGAGGACCATTGGATCAGTATGAAGTCGGCGTGTCCGATGGTTACATCACTATTGGCGAAATGAAAGCCAATGAACTCGTAAATTAG
- a CDS encoding DUF2487 family protein has protein sequence MLYNHQDLKVLKDEIEFVDTAVIPFASADMDDGAKSNASDMEMIQTVTIQLEKQLKGRLFITPAVMTVEQITSVLESYIEQLKSYGFKKIIVLTHHDLELEDAHFIVLNRIPLEDMSLEMKMSLINDEVKDVMKRIIAIWNLK, from the coding sequence ATGCTCTACAATCATCAGGACCTGAAAGTATTGAAGGATGAAATCGAATTTGTCGATACTGCAGTGATCCCCTTTGCCAGTGCAGATATGGATGACGGGGCAAAGTCGAATGCCAGTGATATGGAAATGATCCAGACGGTGACGATACAGTTGGAGAAGCAGCTGAAGGGACGTCTCTTCATCACTCCTGCAGTAATGACCGTGGAGCAGATCACATCTGTCCTGGAGTCATATATAGAACAGCTGAAGTCCTACGGCTTCAAGAAGATCATCGTTCTGACCCATCATGACCTGGAACTGGAAGATGCACATTTCATCGTTCTGAACAGGATTCCACTGGAGGACATGAGCCTCGAAATGAAGATGAGCCTCATCAACGATGAAGTCAAGGATGTCATGAAAAGAATCATTGCAATATGGAACCTCAAGTAA
- a CDS encoding YpiB family protein, whose translation MMNMTKYRKDFIDYILYNYEFDDRVAVWILNFIKSHPTVSRNVVFRDEGTVDRKLRISDSGSASPTLLFEKGNTVTVDGEVIFHELNMNQEHTLFLHFNLSRHDARYQKMKSLETDMDSTLEKMGQEAVIRQIDEALDAKDHKRFIRLTEYLNQIK comes from the coding sequence ATGATGAACATGACCAAATATAGGAAAGATTTCATTGACTATATACTATACAATTATGAATTCGATGACCGGGTGGCGGTGTGGATACTGAACTTCATCAAGTCCCACCCGACGGTGTCCAGAAATGTCGTCTTTCGAGACGAGGGCACCGTCGACAGGAAGCTGCGCATCTCCGACAGCGGGAGCGCCAGTCCCACACTCCTTTTCGAAAAGGGGAATACGGTCACTGTTGATGGTGAAGTCATCTTCCATGAGCTGAACATGAACCAGGAGCATACACTGTTCCTGCATTTCAACCTCAGCCGGCATGATGCACGCTACCAGAAGATGAAGTCACTTGAAACGGACATGGACAGTACGCTGGAGAAGATGGGGCAGGAAGCCGTCATAAGGCAGATAGATGAAGCGCTCGATGCGAAAGACCATAAGCGCTTCATCAGACTGACCGAATACCTCAATCAGATAAAATAA